aaACTTTTGAAATGAATGATAATAAAACAATTGGATCGTGATGAAACAACTTGTACTTGTAAATTGTGATGTTTAGTTAATAACAACTAGCATAACAgttactaatatacatatataagaaaAGTGGAACTTAATTTTAGCCTTCATTTCTTTTTAATTGCTTGCATTATTAATTTTACTTTCATACCATGTTCCATGAGTTTTTTTAGTAATGTTGCTATATTAGCAGACTTTCCTTGCCTTGTGTAATTATTCACTATGATTATGTATAGCTTAGCTTAGTATCCATTATAGAACAAGCATACCAGTCCCATTGGCAGGTTTCAATAATTTCATAAATAACTTGCATGTGGAAACAAATTCTCAATTATCAAATGGCCATAATCTCACAATCCAGTTTGGTTGAATCTCCAATTAGACAAGTGTTAATGATCTCCATTTCATTAAAATTTCAGGCAGAAAAAGAGGTAAATAGAAAAACAAATTCAAGAAACAGGCAAAATTTCAATTCACTCTCTGTTTACACCCTTTGGTTTTTTTTCTTCTCCTCTGTTCTTGCCTGACTCAGAGTAGGTTCTATGTTAAGTGAGGCAGAATAATAAAGGcaatatattttgtttaattattatatagaaaatgatgattttctaaatctttgaatattaagtccATATGATCTGTATGAGGATGACATGCCAAAGGAATGGAGATTGCGTGAATTTAATTAACTATATATACAATCGTTGGGTTAGATCTTAGATTGAGTCATAGAGATTGACAATGATGGAGAGAGTTTCATAATCAATGCCTATACTATCATTGTAGTCTACTGTGTAATTGGCTAAGTGTACTGTATATGATGTTGTAATAGTAGtattaattgtatatatatggtTTCTTCTCCTTTGTTCTTGCCTGACTCAGAGCAGGTTCTTTGTTAAGTGAGGCCGAATAAAAAAGGCAATATATTTTGTTTAGTTATTATATAGATATGATGATTTTCTAAatctttgaatatttttgtatagAAAAAtgatacattttaaaaaaaataaaaattaagaccCCTCTAAAGTGAGGGCCCTAACATGTCTATATCTTTAGTCAGACTAATATGAATTGAATGTCCATACTAATTAATACAGATAAACCTCATTTTCATGATCCATGTATCTATATTATTAGTTATAATGCTTAGTACATATAGTTATGTagtaattatattatgtattgttCTGGGAATTTTTTGTGTGCAGGAAGTTTTTATACAATATATAAGGGAGATGATGCCTAATTATTAAACTAGTTGATGATCATTATGTTGATATGTTGTAATTGAACATGTGTCATTGGAATTCTATCCATGCAAGAAGGTTTTAGTCAAACTTATAGGTGAGGTTTCgcccaaattttcaaaaaatgggTAGGAGTTGGATGGCAAAAGATAGGTTATCAAAAGAATATGAAGATGGAGTTGAGAGTTTTACTGAAATAGCCTTGAAAAATACAGTGGATCCTAAGAGAGTTCATTGTCCATGTCAAAAGTGTTCTAATTTGAAAAAATTGGATATAAAGGaaataaaaaatcatttgtaTTTCAATGGAATAGACAAAACTTATGTTAAGTGGATATGTCATGGAGAACAAGTTGAGTCTACTTCCAAAGTAcacaatgaaaataaaaaatttgctCAAGTGTTTGATGACCCTATAGAGACGGTGAGAGATGCAGATGATCAATTTGTGGATAGGCCAGAAGAATTTGTAAAGTTCTTAGGAGATGCAGAGAAACCAATTTTTCCAGGGTCGCCTATGTCAAAGTTGGTTGTTTTGGTAaaattatacaatttaaaaaCTGGTAGTGGTTGGAGTGACATAAGTTTCACAAAGTTGCTTGATTTGATGAAGGAGATTTTACCAAAAGACAATGAGATGCCTTCTTCCCTTTATGAGGCGAAAAAAACTCTGTGCACTTTAGGAATGGATTATAAAAAGATACATGCATGTCCTAAGATTGTGTTTTATGCCGCAACAATTTAGAAAATGCAACCGAGTGCCCTACGTGCAAGACATCGAGATGGAAGAAAGGTAAAGAAGGAAAAGAAGGTAAGAAAGGGATTCCAGCTAAAGTATTATGGTATTTGCCACCGATACCAAGATTTATACGTTTGTTTCAGAATCCAgaacatgctaaaaatttaagATGGTATGAGGATGGAAGGATCAAAGATAATAAACTACGACATCCAGCAGATTCATTAGCTTGGAAAACTATCGATGAGAAATGGCCTGTAATAAAAAAAGGATCCTAGGAATCTTCGACTTGGTCTTTCAGCCGATGGCATCAATCCATTTAGCAATATGAGCTCGTCTTATAGTTGCTGGCCAATGATATTATGTATTTACAACCTCCCTCCTCACCTTTGCATGAAAAGAAGATTCACAATGCTGACTTTGTTAATTTCAGGAAgtaaacaacctggaaatgatataGACGTCTATTTGGCACCGTTGATAGATGATTTAAAGTTGTTGTGGGATGGAGTGTATTGTTATGATTCTTTTAGTAAAGAAATTTTTATACTGAGAGGGTTACTTTTATGGAcaattaatgattttccagcttatggaaacttGTCAGGGTGTTATGTTAAGGTTTATAAAGTATGTCCAATATGTGGGGAACAAACAAATGCAACAAGATTGAAGTTTTGTAAAAAGACTTGTTACATGGGGCATAGAAGGTTTCTACCTGCAGAGCATTATCTTCGTAATCAAATGAAAGCCTTTAAGGGTAAGCAAGAACTACGAGGACCTCCACCAATAATGACTGGTGAAGAGATTTATGAAGAGATTCGTTTGATAAATAATAGATTCGGAAAACCAGTCACAAATACCGAAGAATGTGAAGACATTGAAAGTAGGGTCAAATCAAAGGGTAAAAGTAAGATGAGTAAGAAATGAAAACGTAGCAAGAAACATCAAGTGAGCAATGATGATTCTTTGAATACTACATGTTGGAAaaagaaatcaatttttttttaattggagtATTGGAGACATTTGTTAGTCAGCCACAATCTCGATGTCATGCATATTGAGAAAAACATTTGTGATAGTTTGATAGGAACTTTACTCAATATTCCTGGAAAAACTAAAGATAGTATATCTGCTCGTCGTGATCTCGTTCTAATGTCTGAATCGAAAAAAGAGCTGGCTCCTAAAGTAGAAGAGAATCGAACATATTTACCTCTAGCATGTGTCACATTAAAAAAAGATGAGAAACATCAATTTTGTCAAACATTGGCAAAGATTAAGGTGCCAGATGGTTTTTCATCGAATATTCGAAATTTGGTTTCCTTGAAAGAATGTAGACTACAGGGTCTAAAGTCTCATGACTGTCATGTGTTAATGCAACAAATTCTTCCAATAGTTATTCGAGGCTTATTAGAAAACACTGTGAGAAATGATATAACCAGAATGTGTTTCTTCTTTAATTCCCTTTGCTCTAAAGTTATTGACGTATCAAAGTTGGAGGTTATTCAGTTGGAAATTGTGAAGACTTTGTGCTTGTTCGAACAATATTTTCCTCCATCTTTCTTTGATATAATGGTTCATTTGGCAGTTCATCTAGTTAGAGAAGTCACCTTGTGTGGGCCGGTTTGTTTTTGATGGATGTACCCTTTCGAGAGGTTGATGAAAGTTTACAAGGGTTATGTGCGAAATCGAAGTCGTCCAGAGGGTTGTATAGTTGAATCTTATATAGCTGAAGaagcagttgaattttgttctgagtATATGGTCAATGTTGACTCAATTGGAATTCCAATAAGGGCAAGAGAGGGAGTTGTAGAAAATAAGGGTATCAACAATGGGAAACCTACTTTAATGGAAAAAGAAGATTGGGAGGTTGCTCATCAAAATGTCTTGGAGAATACAGTTGAGGTTCAACCTTATATAGAGTAAGTACATTATTTAAATTAACTTTCTTAACTTAAACAAATATTTTTATTGATTATTATGTTGTAgtaacaatattattcaatacAGAGAACATTTTCAATATCTAAATAAGGAAAATCGAACAAAATCTAGAAAGCAGATTCAAGATGAGAATCATCGTACCTTTCGACATTGGTTTCTTGATAAGGTGATGTTTTACTTTAAAATGAAAACTCCAATATAAACCATTTTTAACGATTGTTTGCAAAATGTAATTAAGGTATTATTCATTAATGCAGATTCAGAAAGAGTTGACTGATGAGTTGCATGAAGTTACCGAAACTTTGAGATGGCTTTCATTAGGTCCGACTCGATTGGCAATTAAGCATGATGTGTTTATAATTAATGGTTGTAGGTTCAACACTAAAGCTCATGATGATGTTAGGGTCACCCAAAATAGTGGTGTAAGTATTGTAGCTCAAACCTTGCAAGTCTCTAGTGCACGTGACAAGAACCCTATATATGGTGAGATGAAATTTTATGGTGTCATtcaagaaatatgggagcttgattatcGTGAATTTAGGATGCTGATGTTCAAGTGTGATTGGGTAGACAGCAAAAACGGTGTGGAGAAAGAAAAGTTAGGTTTCATTAaagttgatttgaataaaataggACATAAAAAAGACTCATTTATAATGGCAAGTCAAGCTAAACAAGTGTTTTATGTTGAGGATCCTACTTCATCAAGATGGTCAATAGTGCTTGCTTCACAACCAAGAGACAAAGTGCATGATGACGATCAATAACATGACTTTGGTGAATTACAAACTTCAGAAAAAGAGTGTGGTTTTATCCCTGAGTTTGAGAGAGTTGAAGCAACTGTTGGGCCATATGTACGAAAAGATGGTGATGGAATTTGGATAGTAATATTTCATCTTTATGAATGACATATAATATTATCTTTTACTATAAATTTTCTTCGTTGAtcttaatattttcttttaattaaaaatttactTCATTGATTTTTACATTTTCTAATAATTTGTGTTTCATGTGTTGACAGGATCATGGACCCATTTGATGAGCACCTTGAGGAGTACCTAGAGGGTGATGATGAGCAAGTTGATGTTGATTCCATCGATGAGAAGACTGATGGTGGTTCCATGGATGTTGACCACGAGGAGGAGGATAATAATAAAGAGAACGCGGAAGATAAAAAGAAAACACATAAGCGGACACGAGGCATAGTGCAATTAACGAAGATCATAGCAGATAAAATTAAAGGAATCAAGCGCCATTTGAGGTTCAATAGCAGGGGGCAATCGATCGGGACCCCAAAAAGAGAGCTTCAATGTTATTTAGGAATGCAAGCAAAAATTATGGTGCCAATTAACATTGACAATTGGCGCGAAGTTCCTAAATCTATATTGGACAGCTTATGGAAGGATGTCAATGTAAGACATTTTACTATGTTTTGAAATAAATTTGCgagttttatattttcttttgctAACAAAGTTTCTTAAACTATTTGCAGCTAGCTTTCCACCTAGATGAGAATATGCGAAAAATATTATTGGCTCAGTGGGTAATAAGTGGAGACAATTCAAATGTAATTTGAACAAGAAGTTTATAGTCCCTTACCTTAATGACCCATCACTTTTGGAAGCAAACCCTCGTGGTCTCGATAAACCTCCACCAAGCTATCATATAGAAGAAACACATTGGAAAGAATTTGTCAAGAGAAGGACATCCAAAGAGTTTCAAGAttttagaaaattacaacaagaaAGGCGTAATCATTTACAATACCCTCATAGGACTTCACGCCATAGCTATACTGAATTGGAAGCTGATTTAGTAAGTACATATATAGAACGTATTATGCCtgattttatgttttcttcaTTTGATGTTAAAATTGACCTAATTCTATTACATGCAGCAAGCTAAGTGGGGCACAACAGAGCAAATAGATCGATCTATACTCTGGAAGGAGGCCAGAAAAGATTCTTCTGGCAACTATGTCACTGAGCGTGACAAGGTCAAGGGAGATGCCATCGTAAGTTGTAAAATGTTAAATAACTTTTGGTAATTGTTTTATATTTTAgtaacaaaaatataattgattaaattttgtACAGGAAGACATGCTTGAGCAAAGAAAAGAGGGCAAACTAATAGAAATCGGAACAAATGACATCCTAACACAAGTGTTAGGTACTGCTGAGCACCCCGATCGAGTTCGAGGCCAGAGTCGAAGTGTCACACAAAGAGACTACTTTCATAAGCCTGttgggggaggggggggggggggggggggtctaaGAGGCTTGCAGAAAAAACAAATTTCGTTCGAACGACAATCCAACATACGACATAGGGAAGAGATTGAAAAGTTGAAAGAATCGTTCATGTCCAAGCTTGAAGAATTATCAACCAAGATGGCACATATGCAAGCTAACTTTGGTAGTCATTCTAGCTTTGGTAGCCATTCTAGAGTAAATACAATAGAAGTTGAGGCACCAATTGACACTGCTCCAGAAGTTGAGGCACCAATGGACACTACTCCAGATGTTGAGGCACCAATTGACACTACTCCAGAAGTTGAGGTACTGATGGACACTACTCCAGTAGTTGAGGCACCTGTTGACACTGGTGCTTTGTATGAGACACCTACACCTTCACCTTCTATTCATCCTGAGCCACTGAAGGTAAattctcttatattttttaaGAAATGATTATTTAACTTATAACATCATTACAAAAAGATGTTAAGTGAAAATTATACGTTGGGCAAGGTGGTGATGTTGTGACTCTTGGACGGGTGGTGGCTACCAAAGGCAATGTACATGGGAAAAGTTTAGCACCTGGTAACTATCGCGTGGTTTTTGATAGATGTCTAGATGGGAGTGCAAAACTACCTATCTCAGTTGGGGATGAGATGACTCTTGTGGTTCATGCGGTCAACAGTTATGTTGCTTGTTCATCGCATCTGATCATTACTTATGATCATGAACAGGTAACTTTTAGTGTGCTGTAAAAAATTTCATCTTGAAAGatccataaatatttaatttcatggagagagagagagagagtaaattGTGTAATAGATGGTGATTTTGACAAAGAAATATATGGTGTGGTACTGGTGAGGAGCCATGTGCCAAAGGAATTGACATAGCATACTTAATTAGTctcttaaattatatatttacattATTGGTTTTGGTTGAAATACAACCTATAAATTGCAAGTGCTGCTGCAGATAGATAATAAAATAGTGTGTTAGAAACTTCTCTTTTGCGATATTTTCAAAATGTCTTTCTCATTATATACATACCccatatatatgtattattacaAGTATAATATTAATATCTATAATTCTTTCCCATGGCATTGACAAtggataaatataaatataatacgTTTAATTCTGTGATAAATtggcttttatttttattttcttaatgacCATTTCTTGGTCTTGCCGTGGTTATGCCTCCCATGTACAACCATATATGTTCACACTCCTAAATTCTtacattttttaatacatttgtTCTCACCTACTACAACTAAAAGAATTATAGCCCTCCATgaagaatattatatatatatacatgtatatatgaaAGGAAGAGATCAATTTTGGACGGCCATTTGCATTGATAATAAATTGAatgtattttgtgatttttttatcTAACTTTTCTATGTTAATTGTGAAGGAACCCAAGAGACTAAAGAGAAAGAGGATTTCAGCAGCTTGTCTGCCAACACAAGACCTGAAACATCCTCCACAACATCTTCCCACTACTCAAGAAGAGGCAGGATCAAGTATGGCTAGTAAGTCGCCAATTATCTTCAAGGTTCCCACTGGACTTCCCATGTTTTTGAAGATACTTCTGGGTTCAGTTAAGTACGTAGAACCAGGATTCATGATTGACATTCTTATGGAGACCAATATTATGGGCGAACAATATACCTTATATATCTCACATGAGGATATAGTACACTTTGGACTTATGGAAGAAATCGGCGCGTCTTGCATTTCATTCTATATCaggtaaattttaaattaataaacattatatattttagtttctttttaagTATAACTATAATATCATTAACTTTTATGTATGTAGTATAATATATTCCGAGTTGTGCGATAGAGAGATATCACACTTTTTTGGTTTCATTGAGCCATCGTGGTCATCGAGAATTGGGACAAATATGGATAATCGGGCTGAAATTATCTCAGAGCGTATCAATAACACAGTAATGGATCAAACTTGGTTAATGCCATACCATTTCTTGtaagtaaaattttcatttaatattaattttatttataacttatgatgtttattttaataacttTGTTTAAATGTAGGCGTCACTGGATGTTAGTGATCATTGATCCAGATGACCATACATGTTACTATCTTGATCCACTTAGAAAATCTCCTCCAAATGATTTGAAGAACCTTATGAACAAGTAATACATTTGAAACTCATTTTAGAATATAATATGGTTATTTgatatggaaataaaaaattaatatgctcTTCATATTGATGTATATATAGTGTCTCTTCACACATTAAGCGAAAGACAGGAAGGaatgaaaaaaattacaagtGGAAAAAAGTCAATTGCCCTCGTCAAACATCGTCAGTAGAGTGCGGCTTTTATATCATAAGGATGATGAAGGACTATTGCTTGAATGAGACACCAATGTGATGGCTAACTAGTAATGTaagtgtatttattattattgaactACAATTCTATTGGATTTAATTTCTgacttagttttttattttgtgttttgtagtgtggtggaaagaatacatatacacttggtgaaattaatgaaactcgaaatgaatgggcagccaagcttcttgagcggatgagtcatagctagagtaacttttgaaatcagatttaaaaaatatactaattgtaGTATTTAGTTAGTACTTACATAGTTATTCTAAGTGTATATTTTGATAttgtaatttttagatttggaacatacTGAGTTCTATTGATTTTGTCTGCCTATTGATTATGTCTAaactatgttgtaattacacaggaaattatgaaagaatatagtggttgaaaatagagaaatgaaaaaattctcatattctaCATGGGACGTCAGTCTCCACGAACCTGTCGTCTTATGTATTGCAGGGGACAatgcttgcacataaattgtcatctcatgtactACAGGAAGATGACGCTTTAGTAGGAACTGTCGTCTCATTTATTACAGTGGATGACGCTTGCACAGAAATTGTCGTCTCATGTACCACAAGAGACAACGTTTGTATAGGAACCATCATCTCATGTACGACAAGAGATGACACTTTTATTTCAACTGTCGTTTTATGCTTTAGATGGTATGACATTGCATGGGATGACGATATTAGAACTGACGTATGAGAGTTCATacgacggtttaaaaccatcgtcccatgtcaattttgtagtagtgcatggccatctctaaattgtggctgactacaGCGTGACCGGctattcacgctatttcctcctcgagcTGGCATTTCtcgagcatcagggggaggcctgcactaGTCGTttggtccccgtgcattgttatgccatggggggcccctgaccgcaaagcttgactcgatgttccttctgttggcagaaggacgctgtcccctgctcggtagatttggctcttcatcccctgggcgtctaagGCTACGCGGTGgctgcctggccctattctgccttgggcgctggggattgcctcgaccagcctaagatggaggctgctgctaaGGATCCCTagttgggacatcatcctgagccataggcagctgctttggcctttgagggcttactagctggagcggagggctaggattgggacctctttgaggcgACGCATTCGGCGGATGATCTTGCTGAGAGGATGGCGCAGCCTGACTccgagccaattggatggctgcttTGAGAGtgaccatggcatccctctgctgatggtccatgtctgcctgccgctcactcagctcctagCACTGGCATTCAATTTCCTTCTGCTGCACTGCCATTGTCTctgcagcattctcctgattggccctcagattagccaactcgtcCTCCAACACTCctagtgttgccctcagtgtttcagaatctaactcctcctcttcaaacaccaaatgtggttcattctcagctacatttgggggaggaggttgggatgatgcagGGCCAGCGTTCTGTCCAGCCTTCTTGGAttcttcgccattagattttcttaaagtttttttatcaatctctcaatgaaagcaccagaatgttgacccttgatttggccaacgacgctGAGTCAAATCTACGACAGGAAATGaaacgacaattaagagtttaatataatggaaaagaagaaaacaccaacaatttatagtggtttggccccaaagaacggtaatgacttacgtccacttagtgttattattaatattgagtctCAAATCTCTGATCAAAGAACTATGGCTCTTGAGTTTCACAAAatttgggagaattacaataagacgatggataatcgcactataggctctctctctctcaatattcaggaaaaaggttccaagatcaaaagtcccctccttgagctatttcatgcatatttataggctcaaggggggttacatgggccattgggccttaactctcaTTAATATCcttgtatcaaggtaataaagatgaaataataaatataattattacaagatcataatcttataaggaaataaaccgaatcatatgaccagcct
This genomic interval from Humulus lupulus chromosome 8, drHumLupu1.1, whole genome shotgun sequence contains the following:
- the LOC133794413 gene encoding uncharacterized protein LOC133794413 → MASKSPIIFKVPTGLPMFLKILLGSVKYVEPGFMIDILMETNIMGEQYTLYISHEDIVHFGLMEEIGASCISFYISIIYSELCDREISHFFGFIEPSWSSRIGTNMDNRAEIISERINNTVMDQTWLMPYHFLRHWMLVIIDPDDHTCYYLDPLRKSPPNDLKNLMNNVSSHIKRKTGRNEKNYKWKKVNCPRQTSSVECGFYIIRMMKDYCLNETPM
- the LOC133794411 gene encoding uncharacterized protein LOC133794411, coding for MDPFDEHLEEYLEGDDEQVDVDSIDEKTDGGSMDVDHEEEDNNKENAEDKKKTHKRTRGIVQLTKIIADKIKGIKRHLRFNSRGQSIGTPKRELQCYLGMQAKIMVPINIDNWREVPKSILDSLWKDVNLAFHLDENMRKILLAQWVISGDNSNVI